In a genomic window of Pseudorasbora parva isolate DD20220531a chromosome 24, ASM2467924v1, whole genome shotgun sequence:
- the naa50 gene encoding N-alpha-acetyltransferase 50 isoform X1, with amino-acid sequence MKGSRIELGDVTPHNIKQLKRLNQVIFPVSYNDKFYKDVLEVGELAKLAYFNDIAVGAVCCRVDHSQNQKRLYIMTLGCLAPYRRLGIGTKMLNHVLNICEKDGTFDNIYLHVQISNESAIDFYQKFGFEIIETKKNYYKRIEPADAHVLQKSLRSPCAPPAGELQKAD; translated from the exons ATGAAAGG TAGCCGGATCGAGTTGGGGGACGTTACACCCCACAACATTAAACAGTTGAAGCGTCTGAACCAAGTGATCTTCCCTGTCAGCTACAATGACAAGTTCTACAAAGATGTTCTTGAAGTAGGAGAGCTCGCCAAGCTAG CGTATTTCAACGACATCGCAGTTGGTGCCGTGTGCTGTAGAGTGGATCACTCTCAGAACCAGAAGCGACTCTACATCATGACACTGGGTTGTCTAGCACCTTACCGCAGACTTGGCATAG GAACAAAAATGCTGAACCATGTGTTGAACATTTGTGAGAAGGATGGCACTTTTGACAACATTTACCT TCACGTGCAGATCAGCAATGAGTCTGCAATTGACTTCTACCAGAAATTTGGCTTTGAGATCATTGAGACAAAAAAGAACTATTACAAGAGGATAGAGCCAGCAGATGCCCACGTTCTTCAGAAAAGCCTGCGCAGCCCATGTGCGCCCCCAGCAGGAGAGCTGCAGAAAGCCGACTAG
- the naa50 gene encoding N-alpha-acetyltransferase 50 isoform X2 has translation MKGRIELGDVTPHNIKQLKRLNQVIFPVSYNDKFYKDVLEVGELAKLAYFNDIAVGAVCCRVDHSQNQKRLYIMTLGCLAPYRRLGIGTKMLNHVLNICEKDGTFDNIYLHVQISNESAIDFYQKFGFEIIETKKNYYKRIEPADAHVLQKSLRSPCAPPAGELQKAD, from the exons ATGAAAGG CCGGATCGAGTTGGGGGACGTTACACCCCACAACATTAAACAGTTGAAGCGTCTGAACCAAGTGATCTTCCCTGTCAGCTACAATGACAAGTTCTACAAAGATGTTCTTGAAGTAGGAGAGCTCGCCAAGCTAG CGTATTTCAACGACATCGCAGTTGGTGCCGTGTGCTGTAGAGTGGATCACTCTCAGAACCAGAAGCGACTCTACATCATGACACTGGGTTGTCTAGCACCTTACCGCAGACTTGGCATAG GAACAAAAATGCTGAACCATGTGTTGAACATTTGTGAGAAGGATGGCACTTTTGACAACATTTACCT TCACGTGCAGATCAGCAATGAGTCTGCAATTGACTTCTACCAGAAATTTGGCTTTGAGATCATTGAGACAAAAAAGAACTATTACAAGAGGATAGAGCCAGCAGATGCCCACGTTCTTCAGAAAAGCCTGCGCAGCCCATGTGCGCCCCCAGCAGGAGAGCTGCAGAAAGCCGACTAG